In Eupeodes corollae chromosome 3, idEupCoro1.1, whole genome shotgun sequence, a single genomic region encodes these proteins:
- the LOC129949944 gene encoding malate dehydrogenase, cytoplasmic yields MSEPIRVVVTGAAGQIAYSLLYMVARGEVFGREQPLILHLLDIPPMAGVLQGVVMELADCALPLVREVIPTTDPAVAFKDVSAAFLVGSMPRKEGMERKDLLSANVKIFKVQGQALDQYARKDIKVLVVGNPANTNALVCSHYAPSIPKENFSAMTRLDQNRGTAQIAAKLSVPISAVSNVIIWGNHSATQFPDARNAKVTVGGAEKAAWDAIGDTSFLEGPFVEIVQKRGAAVISARKMSSAMSAAKAACDHMHDWWNGTKPGQFVSMGVISDGSYGAPKDVVYSFPVEIKNKQWSIVQGLTLDDFAKSKLAITSKELLEEKTEAMAVCNAD; encoded by the exons atg agTGAACCAATTCGTGTTGTTGTTACTGGCGCTGCCGGTCAGATCGCCTATTCCCTGCTCTACATGGTTGCCCGTGGTGAAGTTTTTGGCAGGGAACAGCCCCTAATTTTGCATTTGTTAGACATTCCACCAATGGCTGGTGTCTTGCAGGGAGTTGTCATGGAATTGGCTGATTGTGCTCTTCCATTGGTGCGCGAAGTAATTCCCACAACAGATCCAGCTGTTGCATTCAAGGATGTATCGGCTGCATTCCTCGTTGGCTCAATGCCACGCAAAGAAGGAATGGAACGCAAAGACCTTCTCTCCGCCAACGTGAAGATCTTCAAAGTCCAGGGACAAGCCCTGGACCAGTATGCCCGTAAAGATATCAAGGTACTAGTTGTTGGTAACCCAGCCAACACGAATGCTCTGGTTTGCTCCCACTATGCCCCATCAATCCCAAAGGAGAACTTCAGTGCAATGACACGTTTGGATCAGAACCGTGGAACAGCACAAATTGCAGCTAAGCTGTCGGTGCCAATTAGTGCCGTAAGCAATGTCATCATCTGGGGTAACCACTCGGCCACACAATTCCCTGATGCCAGAAATGCTAAGGTAACAGTAGGTGGAGCTGAGAAGGCCGCCTGGGATGCTATCGGCGATACATCCTTCTTGGAGGGACCTTTCGTTGAGATTGTTCAGAAGCGTGGTGCTGCTGTTATTTCTGCACGCAAAATGTCTTCAGCGATGTCTGCTGCCAAGGCTGCCTGCGATCACATGCACGACTGGTGGAATGGAACTAAGCCCGGTCAATTTGTTTCAATGGGAGTTATTTCCGATGGCAGCTATGGTGCCCCCAAGGATGTCGTCTATTCATTCCCAGTTGAAATCAAGAACAAGCAATGGAGTATCGTTCAAGGATTAACTCTTGACGATTTTGCTAAATCAAAGCTGGCCATAACCAGCAAGGAATTGCTCGAAGAAAAGACAGAAGCTATGGCTGTTTGTAACGCAGATTGA